A single genomic interval of Mustelus asterias chromosome 13, sMusAst1.hap1.1, whole genome shotgun sequence harbors:
- the LOC144502938 gene encoding protein-tyrosine sulfotransferase 2-like: MRISMRRIVLLICCAFATMMVFHMGQHIWECQQILNQNGGWFHGRRTHSMMKPEREELVMYNSKNIEYRYSKNMPLIFIGGVPRSGTTLMRAMMDAHPEIRCGEETRIIPRVLAMRQVWSKSEREKMRLNEAGVTDHVLDSALQAFILEVIAKHGEPAKYLCNKDPFTLKSLNYLSKLFSQSKFILMLRDGRASVHSMITRKVTIAGFDLNSYRDCIIKWNKAIEIMYGQCVDVGPSRCLSVYYEQLVLHPKKTMEKIMTFLDIPWNDAVLHHEELIGKSGGVSLSKIERSTDQVIKPVNLEALAKWVGHIPNSVLEDMARIAPMLAKLGYDPNANPPNYGDPDALVINNTKRVLQGDFKTPANLKGPSPVKLNVTTGV; the protein is encoded by the exons ATGCGCATCAGCATGAGAAGAATTGTTCTGCTCATTTGCTGTGCCTTTGCTACAATGATGGTCTTTCACATGGGTCAGCACATATGGGAATGTCAGCAAATACTTAATCAGAATGGAGGCTGGTTTCATGGCAGACGAACGCATAGTATGATGAAACCAGAAAGGGAGGAATTGGTCATGTATAACTCAAAAAACATCGAATATCGCTACAGTAAAAACATGCCACTAATCTTCATAGGTGGGGTGCCCCGAAGTGGGACAACATTAATGCGAGCTATGATGGATGCACATCCAGAAATCCGCTGCGGTGAAGAAACTCGGATCATTCCACGTGTGCTGGCCATGCGTCAGGTGTGGTCTAAATCGGAACGTGAAAAGATGCGGTTAAATGAGGCAGGAGTGACGGACCATGTCCTAGATTCGGCATTACAAGCATTTATCTTAGAAGTTATTGCAAAACATGGTGAACCTGCAAAATACTTGTGCAATAAGGACCCTTTCACCTTAAAGTCTTTAAATTATCTGTCTAAACTGTTTTCGCAGTCTAAATTTATTCTCATGCTTAGAGATGGTCGGGCATCAGTGCATTCTATGATTACAAGAAAAGTGACGATTGCTGGATTTGATCTTAACAGTTATAGAGATTGTATAATCAAATGGAACAAGGCTATTGAAATTATGTATGGACAATGTGTGGATGTGGGGCCCTCCAGGTGCCTCTCTGTTTATTATGAGCAACTAGTATTGCATCCCAAAAAAACAATGGAGAAAATCATGACATTTCTGGACATTCCATGGAACGATGCTGTTTTGCATCATGAAGAACTAATAGGAAAATCGGGAGGAGTCTCACTTTCAAA AATAGAACGATCCACAGACCAGGTTATCAAGCCAGTTAATCTTGAGGCTTTGGCCAAATGGGTGGGACACATTCCAAATAGTGTGCTCGAGGATATGGCACGGATAGCACCCATGTTGGCCAAACTAGGATATGATCCCAATGCCAATCCACCAAATTATGGAGATCCTGATGCATTAGTAATTAATAACACCAAAAGG GTTCTGCAAGGTGACTTTAAAACACCTGCCAATTTGAAAGGACCCTCTCCG GTAAAGCTGAATGTTACGACTGGAGTTTGA